From the genome of Nitrososphaerota archaeon:
AGCCGCTTCTATACAAGGAGCATTATCGCAATGCATACAAGGTAAAGGTAAGTAGGCTACGCGGACGTGCGGGTATTGCCCCCTCTCTTTTGACAAGATATTCATCCAATAATGACCGTGCCTAGGTTGGGCTGATGAATATGGTAGATGATCGTTGTCCCAAAACTCATCTTTGCAGGCAAGGAAACAGTTGTAGCAGCCGTTGCATTTTGTTATATCAACAACCAAAGCCCACCTGACCATTTTACCCACCCCACTTCTCAACCTCAACTAAGCACGAATTGGGCGCCATGCCACATGCGTTCTTGGATATATACCTCGCAGGGGTCAGTAGGTTAAGGCACCCCCCTCTGTCAACCGAATTAGGATCTCCAGGTTCACCAATAGGGTCGTACACGTTGCAGGATTCCCAACCGTGGACAACACCTGGTCTCACCCTCTCGGTTACTTTTGCAACACATAGGACTGCCCCTCTATCATTATACACTTTAACTATATCTCCATCCTTGATCCCTCTCAGCTCGGCGTCCCTTGGGTTTATCCTAATAACCCAGTAGTATCGCCCATCTTCCTTTAGTACACGGTGATCGGGGATTTCATTTATCCACGTAGATTTTCCATCATAGTGTGTATGATATGAAAATCTAGGATGTGGCGAAATAAGCTGTAAGGGATACTTCTTCGCTCGCTCACTTAAATGCCCCTCCCACGATGGAATGAAACGCGGCAAAGGAGCTCTCTCGGCATCATTAGGGTCAAAACGTGAAAGCGTCTGTGAAACGAACTCTATTTTACCAGTTGGGGTTGCCAACCCCATCCTATTGATAGGACTGTCACGCGGAGCGGGCCCCCAGTCAGGCGTGTCTCTAGGCCTGTTTTCGTAGAACCAGCGTAGAGCTGGCGTACTTCTGTAGGGTTTTGGCAGCGGTACAACAAAGTAACCCTTCTTCTTGAACTCTTCCCACGATATATACTTCGAAACATCAGTTACATCAAACATTCTCTTAACCCAATCAAGCTCCGTCATCCCACCTTCTGAAAACTCGTCGTAGAAGCCTAGCCTTTTTGCCAGCTCTGCGAATATCTGGTAGTCACTCTTTGATTCGCCTAAAGGATCTATACACTTCATATGAAGAACTATCATCCTATGATTGGTGCCGCAAGAAGAATGTGGTATGTAGCCTGAGCAACTAGCCCACTCACTTATATCCCAGCGTTCAAAGTTTGTGCAGGCTGGTAATATGATGTCAGCAAACTTTGTATCGGGCTCGTTCACAAATAATGTCTGACTTACAACCAATTCTAGCTTAGGGCTTCTGTACATCCGAGCCCATCTATTCGTTTCAGTCATCGTTCCTATGTATGCTCCACCAATTCTGTAAAGTAGCTTGGCTTCACTATAACCTGGCGTTGGATATCTGAAAGCTCTAAGTTGATGCTCTATTGATTCGCCACAAAAGCCCCTACCCCTCCACTCAACTGGCGGATTCAGTATACACTCAGGTAGAAGAAGTCGGGGTATGTGGTGTGAATCGTGAATTGGACAAGCGGTCGGCTTCTTAACCATACCTCTGCCTAATAGCTCAAACATAGCCGCGGTCTTTTGCGGATCTCCAGATATACCACCTTCTGCATAACCTGGGAAGTAAAAGTTCGCATTGTATGGTGCGCCTTGTGTCGTGCTCCATATGTTGACCCCAGGCTTCCCCAATCCTTGCATAGCTGCAAGCGCAACCATCATTCTTGTCCACTCTGTTGCATATGCAGATCTGCATGCCCCTCCCCATCCACCAAGTCCACCTGCAGCCAGCATTGTTCTTTTGGAGGCCCATTCTCTTGCCAGCGCCCTTATCTCTCTAGCTGGTATGTCTGTTAATTCTTCAGCCCACTTAGGAGTCTTAGGTACCCCATCTTCTTCACCTAGTACGTATTTCTTAAACTCGTCGAAGCCATATGTGTGCGTGGCTACATACTCTTTATCATACCTATCTTCAACTAGCCACGTATAAGCTATTGCTAGAGCTAGAGCGGTATCCGTGCCAGGCCTAGGTGCAAACCACTTGTCTGCGTAGAGTGCGGCTGTATAGTTATAGTGTGGGTCTATGAAAACCATCTTTACCCCAAGTTCTCTTAACCACTGC
Proteins encoded in this window:
- a CDS encoding molybdopterin-dependent oxidoreductase; the protein is GKSGYERISWEEALSIVTREMERVKRKYGPSAIAATASSHHEWGNIGYRHSAFFRFFNLLGFTYIDHNPDSWEGWHWGAMHMWGFYWRLGVPEQYDLLEDALKNCEMIVFWSSDPDSNRAIGYQGYESAPWRQWLRELGVKMVFIDPHYNYTAALYADKWFAPRPGTDTALALAIAYTWLVEDRYDKEYVATHTYGFDEFKKYVLGEEDGVPKTPKWAEELTDIPAREIRALAREWASKRTMLAAGGLGGWGGACRSAYATEWTRMMVALAAMQGLGKPGVNIWSTTQGAPYNANFYFPGYAEGGISGDPQKTAAMFELLGRGMVKKPTACPIHDSHHIPRLLLPECILNPPVEWRGRGFCGESIEHQLRAFRYPTPGYSEAKLLYRIGGAYIGTMTETNRWARMYRSPKLELVVSQTLFVNEPDTKFADIILPACTNFERWDISEWASCSGYIPHSSCGTNHRMIVLHMKCIDPLGESKSDYQIFAELAKRLGFYDEFSEGGMTELDWVKRMFDVTDVSKYISWEEFKKKGYFVVPLPKPYRSTPALRWFYENRPRDTPDWGPAPRDSPINRMGLATPTGKIEFVSQTLSRFDPNDAERAPLPRFIPSWEGHLSERAKKYPLQLISPHPRFSYHTHYDGKSTWINEIPDHRVLKEDGRYYWVIRINPRDAELRGIKDGDIVKVYNDRGAVLCVAKVTERVRPGVVHGWESCNVYDPIGEPGDPNSVDRGGCLNLLTPARYISKNACGMAPNSCLVEVEKWGG